The region ATTGAATTACCAGCTTTAGAATCTGGTTGTGTGCGTGAGATTCATGCTGAAAACATTGGAATTGCTGCAATGATTTTAGGAGCAGGACGTAAAACAAAAGAAGATTCAATTGATTACAGTGTTGGCGTTAAGCTACACAAAAAAGTTGGTATGACAGTTGAAAAAGGTGAGACTCTTGTCACAATTTATTCAAATACGGATTCAATTGAAGATGTAAAAGAAATGTTGTATAACAATATTTCAATTGGTGAACAAGTTGAAGAACCAGCATTAGTACGTGCGATTATTACTGAATAAGTATTTGGTAAATAAGTATCTATAAAAAGGGAGATCAAAGACTATGGAATTAAACAGAAAAATGGATCATACGATTTTAAAGGCAGATGCAACAAAGGCAGACGTTATAAAATTAATTGAAGAAGCGAAAAAATATCAGTTTTATTCAGTATGTGTTAACCCAACATGGGTTAGACTTGCCACTGATATGTTGAGTCAAGAACCAGTAGCTGTTTGTACAGTAATTGGTTTCCCTTTAGGTGCTAATACCTCTGCAGTTAAAGCTTTTGAAACAACAGATGCTATTGAAAATGGTGCAGATGAAGTTGACATGGTCATCAATATTGGCGCTTTAAAAGCTGGTGAAGATGATTTAGTTCAAGCCGATATTGAAGCAGTTGTTTTAGCTGCTAAAGATAAAGCGTTAGTAAAAGTCATTATTGAAACAGCACTATTGACTGCAGATGAAATTGAAAGAGCTTGTCGTTTAGCAAAAGCCGCTAAAGCCGATTTTGTTAAAACTTCAACTGGCTTTTCTACTGCAGGAGCAACGGTAGAACATGTCGCATTAATGCGTCAAACAGTCGGCAAAGAAATGGGAGTTAAAGCCTCTGGCGGTATCCATTCAGAACAAGATGCTACAAATATGATTGAAGCAGGGGCTTCACGTTTGGGAACAAGCGCGAGCGTTGCAATTATTTCAAAAGGCTAGGTGAGAGTAAGATGTGTGAAAAAGATAAGTGGATAGAAATTGCCCGCGCACAAGCAACAAAAGAGAACGCTTACGTACCGTATTCAAAATTCCCAGTAGGAGCTTGCTTGATTACAGAAGATAATCAAGTCTTTACTGGTGTAAATATTGAGAACGCTTCATATGGCTTAACTAATTGTGCTGAGCGTACGGCTATTTTTAAAGCGGTATCAGAAGGGCACCGTAAATTTAAGCAGATTGTCATCGCAGGAAATACAGATACACCAATCTCACCATGTGGTGCTTGTCGTCAAGTAATGGCAGAATTCTGTGAACCATCGATGCCAGTAACACTAGTTGCTGGTGATGGAAGCACATTGGATATGACATTGGAACAATTATTACCATATTCATTTACTGAAAAACAACTTTAATTTTTCCAGCTAAAAAGGCTGTAAAATAAAATAAAAAAACAGGGGGCTTTAAAAATGAAATTATCTAAGAAATTAGGACTAGGTGTATTGGCTTTAGGAATGACAACAACGTTGGTAGCATGTGGTAGTAACGATGATAAAAAAGAAGGCAGCAAAAGTGATGAAGCAAACACATCAGTTGCTTTAGTTACTGACTTAGGTGGCGTAGACGATAAATCATTTAACCAATCAGCTTGGGAAGGATTACAAGCCTGGGGTAAAGCTAACAACTTAGAAAAAGGTAATGGTGGCTATAACTACTATCAATCTAACTCTGATTCAGAATTTGATACAAATATTAACACAGCCCTAAACGATGGCTTCCAAACAGTATTTGGAATTGGTTTTAAACTAAAACCAGCTATTGAAGCGGCGGCGGGTGCTAATGCTGATAAAAACTTTGTTTTAATTGATGATCAAATCGATGGTAAAGATAATGTAGCTTCTATTGTATTTAAAGATAACGAAGCAGCTTATTTAGCGGGAATTGCGGCAGCAATGACAACTAAATCAGATAAATTAGGTTTCATCGGTGGGCAAGAAGGCGATGTTATTGGACGTTTCGAGGCAGGCTTTGCAGCTGGTGCTAAATCAGTTAAAAAAGATATTGATGTAAGTGTTAACTACGTAGGATCATTTGGGGATGCACCAAAAGGGAAAGCAGCTGCAGAAGCGATGTACGGTAAAGGTATTGATGTTATTTATCACGCATCAGGTGATACAGGTAACGGCGTCTTTACAGCAGCCAAAGATATTGTAAAAGCTGATAAAGACAAAAAAGTATGGGTTGTTGGGGTTGACCGTGATCAAGAAGCCGAAGGTAAAGAAGGCGATCAAAATGTAACATTAACATCAACATTAAAAGGTGTATCTCAAGTTGTACAAGATTTAGCAGATCAAGCTAAAGATGGTAAATTCCCTGGTGGCGATCACTTAGTATATGGACTTAAAGAAGATGGTGTTGATTTGACTGATGGTCAATTAACAGATGAAATTAAAGAGGCTGTCAATAAAGCTAAAGAAGATATCAAATCAGGTAAAGTTGAAGTCCCAGAAAAACCAGCTAAATAATTAGCTCGCTTAAGTAGTAACTATTAAAACATTCATCCGAAATAGTTAGGAAGTGAATCAAGTGGAAAAATCACAATTTGTGATTGAAATGAAGAACATCACCAAAGCCTTCGGTTCATTTAAAGCAAATGATAATATTAACTTAAACGTTAAACGAGGCGAAATCCATGCACTTTTAGGTGAAAATGGAGCAGGTAAGTCAACTTTGATGAATATTTTATCAGGGTTGTTACAACCGACATCAGGTGAAATATTTATCAACGAAAAAAAAGAAGTAATTTCTGGTCCTACAGTAGCAAGTAATCTAGGTATCGGGATGGTGCATCAGCATTTTATGTTGATTGATAATTTTACCGTAGCTGAAAACATTATTTTAGGTAGTGAACCAGTTAAAGGTGTTACCATTGACAAGAAAAAGGCCTATGACGAAATCCAAGCTGTTTCGGATCGATATGGTTTTAACATTGACTTAGATGCTTTAGTTTCAGATATCTCAGTAGGGATGCAACAGCGTGTTGAGATTTTAAAAACCCTTTATCGTGGAGCAGACATTTTAATTTTTGATGAACCTACTGCGGTACTGACACCACAAGAAATTGATGAGTTAATTGGTATCATGCACGGGTTAGTAGCAGAAGGAAAATCATTGATTATTATTACTCATAAACTAGATGAAATCAAAGCCGTAGCAGATCGTTGTACGATTATTCGTCGTGGTAAGAGTATTGATACGGTAAATGTAGCAGACGTTTCATCACAAGATTTAGCAGATTTGATGGTTGGCCGTTCGGTGTCGTTTAAGACACCGAAGGTTGAGGCTAAGCCAACTACACCAGTTTTAGAAGTGAAAAATCTAGTGGTAAAAGAAAACCGCGGATTAGAAGCTGTTAAAAATATGAACCTTGAGGTTCGAGCAGGTGAAATAGTTGGGATTGCTGGAATTGATGGAAATGGGCAAAGTGAATTAATTCAAGCTATCACAGGAATGCGTAGAGTTGAAAGTGGTACGATTGAAATTAATGGTAAGGATATGACGAATTTTAAACCACGTCAGATTACTGAAAACAGTGTCGGACATGTCCCAGAAGACCGTCATAAGTATGGTTTAGTTTTACCGATGACCTTGTCAGAAAATATTGCCTTACAAACTTATTATAAAGAACCAAATAGTAAAAATGGTTTACTGAATTATAAATATATTAACAATCATGCCATTGAGTTAATTAACGAATTTGATGTTCGGACACCGAGTGAAGTTGTACCAGCTAGCGCTCTTTCCGGTGGTAACCAACAAAAAGCGATTATTGCACGTGAAATAGATCGTGATCCAGATTTATTGATTGTCTCACAACCTACTCGTGGTTTAGATGTTGGGGCTATTGAATACATTCATAAGCGTTTAATTGAACAACGTGATAATGGTAAAGGTGTTTTGTGTGTCAGCTTTGAATTAGATGAAATTCTAAACGTTTCAGACCGTATTGTCGTAATGTTTGAAGGAACTATCACGGGAATTGTTGATCCAAAAGAAACAACTGAGCAAGAGCTTGGTATGTTGATGGCTGGAATGACAATTGAACAAGCCCGAGAAACTTTAAAACAACAAGCAACGGAAGGAGCGAGCGGACATGAGTA is a window of Vagococcus intermedius DNA encoding:
- the deoC gene encoding deoxyribose-phosphate aldolase; amino-acid sequence: MELNRKMDHTILKADATKADVIKLIEEAKKYQFYSVCVNPTWVRLATDMLSQEPVAVCTVIGFPLGANTSAVKAFETTDAIENGADEVDMVINIGALKAGEDDLVQADIEAVVLAAKDKALVKVIIETALLTADEIERACRLAKAAKADFVKTSTGFSTAGATVEHVALMRQTVGKEMGVKASGGIHSEQDATNMIEAGASRLGTSASVAIISKG
- a CDS encoding cytidine deaminase, translated to MCEKDKWIEIARAQATKENAYVPYSKFPVGACLITEDNQVFTGVNIENASYGLTNCAERTAIFKAVSEGHRKFKQIVIAGNTDTPISPCGACRQVMAEFCEPSMPVTLVAGDGSTLDMTLEQLLPYSFTEKQL
- a CDS encoding BMP family lipoprotein; amino-acid sequence: MKLSKKLGLGVLALGMTTTLVACGSNDDKKEGSKSDEANTSVALVTDLGGVDDKSFNQSAWEGLQAWGKANNLEKGNGGYNYYQSNSDSEFDTNINTALNDGFQTVFGIGFKLKPAIEAAAGANADKNFVLIDDQIDGKDNVASIVFKDNEAAYLAGIAAAMTTKSDKLGFIGGQEGDVIGRFEAGFAAGAKSVKKDIDVSVNYVGSFGDAPKGKAAAEAMYGKGIDVIYHASGDTGNGVFTAAKDIVKADKDKKVWVVGVDRDQEAEGKEGDQNVTLTSTLKGVSQVVQDLADQAKDGKFPGGDHLVYGLKEDGVDLTDGQLTDEIKEAVNKAKEDIKSGKVEVPEKPAK
- a CDS encoding ABC transporter ATP-binding protein — its product is MKNITKAFGSFKANDNINLNVKRGEIHALLGENGAGKSTLMNILSGLLQPTSGEIFINEKKEVISGPTVASNLGIGMVHQHFMLIDNFTVAENIILGSEPVKGVTIDKKKAYDEIQAVSDRYGFNIDLDALVSDISVGMQQRVEILKTLYRGADILIFDEPTAVLTPQEIDELIGIMHGLVAEGKSLIIITHKLDEIKAVADRCTIIRRGKSIDTVNVADVSSQDLADLMVGRSVSFKTPKVEAKPTTPVLEVKNLVVKENRGLEAVKNMNLEVRAGEIVGIAGIDGNGQSELIQAITGMRRVESGTIEINGKDMTNFKPRQITENSVGHVPEDRHKYGLVLPMTLSENIALQTYYKEPNSKNGLLNYKYINNHAIELINEFDVRTPSEVVPASALSGGNQQKAIIAREIDRDPDLLIVSQPTRGLDVGAIEYIHKRLIEQRDNGKGVLCVSFELDEILNVSDRIVVMFEGTITGIVDPKETTEQELGMLMAGMTIEQARETLKQQATEGASGHE